A stretch of Gopherus evgoodei ecotype Sinaloan lineage chromosome 12, rGopEvg1_v1.p, whole genome shotgun sequence DNA encodes these proteins:
- the SIAH1 gene encoding E3 ubiquitin-protein ligase SIAH1 isoform X1 → MTGKSALSFLYSWKGGALFTSCLPGSKTSRRKEMSRQTATALPTGTSKCTPSQRVPALTGTTASNNDLASLFECPVCFDYVLPPILQCQSGHLVCSNCRPKLTCCPTCRGPLGSIRNLAMEKVANSVLFPCKYASSGCEITLPHTEKADHEELCEFRPYSCPCPGASCKWQGSLDAVMPHLMHQHKSITTLQGEDIVFLATDINLPGAVDWVMMQSCFGFHFMLVLEKQEKYDGHQQFFAIVQLIGTRKQAENFAYRLELNGHRRRLTWEATPRSIHEGIATAIMNSDCLVFDTSIAQLFAENGNLGINVTISMC, encoded by the coding sequence AAATGAGCCGTCAGACTGCTACAGCACTACCTACAGGTACTTCAAAGTGTACACCATCACAGAGGGTGCCTGCTCTGACTGGCACTACAGCGTCCAACAATGACTTGGCAAGTCTTTTTGAGTGTCCTGTGTGTTTTGACTATGTGCTGCCACCTATTCTTCAGTGTCAGAGTGGCCATCTTGTTTGTAGCAACTGTCGCCCCAAGCTTACATGCTGTCCAACTTGCCGAGGCCCACTGGGTTCCATTCGTAACTTGGCTATGGAAAAAGTTGCGAATTCTGTACTGTTCCCATGTAAATACGCCTCTTCTGGATGTGAGATAACTTTGCCACACACAGAAAAAGCAGACCATGAAGAGCTGTGTGAGTTTAGGCCTTATTCATGTCCATGTCCTGGTGCTTCATGTAAATGGCAAGGTTCGCTGGATGCTGTAATGCCACATTTGATGCATCAGCATAAGTCAATAACAACACTACAGGGAGAAGATATAGTTTTCCTTGCTACAGACATTAATCTTCCTGGTGCTGTTGACTGGGTTATGATGCAGTCTTGTTTTGGCTTTCATTTCATGTTAGTCTTGGAGAAACAGGAAAAATATGATGGTCACCAGCAGTTCTTTGCTATTGTACAGCTGATAGGAACACGCAAGCAAGCAGAAAATTTTGCTTATCGACTTGAGCTTAATGGTCATAGGCGGCGATTGACTTGGGAAGCAACTCCTCGATCTATTCATGAGGGAATTGCAACAGCCATTATGAATAGTGACTGTCTAGTCTTTGACACCAGCATTGCACAGCTCTTTGCAGAAAATGGCAATTTAGGCATCAATGTAACTATTTCAATGTGTTGA
- the SIAH1 gene encoding E3 ubiquitin-protein ligase SIAH1 isoform X2 has product MSRQTATALPTGTSKCTPSQRVPALTGTTASNNDLASLFECPVCFDYVLPPILQCQSGHLVCSNCRPKLTCCPTCRGPLGSIRNLAMEKVANSVLFPCKYASSGCEITLPHTEKADHEELCEFRPYSCPCPGASCKWQGSLDAVMPHLMHQHKSITTLQGEDIVFLATDINLPGAVDWVMMQSCFGFHFMLVLEKQEKYDGHQQFFAIVQLIGTRKQAENFAYRLELNGHRRRLTWEATPRSIHEGIATAIMNSDCLVFDTSIAQLFAENGNLGINVTISMC; this is encoded by the coding sequence ATGAGCCGTCAGACTGCTACAGCACTACCTACAGGTACTTCAAAGTGTACACCATCACAGAGGGTGCCTGCTCTGACTGGCACTACAGCGTCCAACAATGACTTGGCAAGTCTTTTTGAGTGTCCTGTGTGTTTTGACTATGTGCTGCCACCTATTCTTCAGTGTCAGAGTGGCCATCTTGTTTGTAGCAACTGTCGCCCCAAGCTTACATGCTGTCCAACTTGCCGAGGCCCACTGGGTTCCATTCGTAACTTGGCTATGGAAAAAGTTGCGAATTCTGTACTGTTCCCATGTAAATACGCCTCTTCTGGATGTGAGATAACTTTGCCACACACAGAAAAAGCAGACCATGAAGAGCTGTGTGAGTTTAGGCCTTATTCATGTCCATGTCCTGGTGCTTCATGTAAATGGCAAGGTTCGCTGGATGCTGTAATGCCACATTTGATGCATCAGCATAAGTCAATAACAACACTACAGGGAGAAGATATAGTTTTCCTTGCTACAGACATTAATCTTCCTGGTGCTGTTGACTGGGTTATGATGCAGTCTTGTTTTGGCTTTCATTTCATGTTAGTCTTGGAGAAACAGGAAAAATATGATGGTCACCAGCAGTTCTTTGCTATTGTACAGCTGATAGGAACACGCAAGCAAGCAGAAAATTTTGCTTATCGACTTGAGCTTAATGGTCATAGGCGGCGATTGACTTGGGAAGCAACTCCTCGATCTATTCATGAGGGAATTGCAACAGCCATTATGAATAGTGACTGTCTAGTCTTTGACACCAGCATTGCACAGCTCTTTGCAGAAAATGGCAATTTAGGCATCAATGTAACTATTTCAATGTGTTGA